TTCGCGATCCACTCTGTCTCCAACCAAATAAAAAAGCAATTCTGCCCCAGCAGAATTGCTTCCCCTATATTACCTCTTTATATGTTTACAAACCTCATTCGCAACCTCAACTGTCGTTGCATGACCGCCAATGTCGCCTGTTTTTACTCCGGCCGCTGTCGTTTCTTCAACAGCCGCGAGAATGCTTTCGGCCATCTTCGATTCACCAAGATGATCGAGCATCATTTTAGCTGTCCAGATCTGTCCGATCGGGTTCGCGATTCCTTTGCCATAAATATCAGGCGCAGACCCATGGACGGGCTCGAACATCGATGGATGCTCCCCTGTCATGTTTAAGTTTGCCGCGGGCGCGATTCCGATGCTGCCCATGATCGCCCCGCCGATATCTGTTAAAATGTCTCCGAACAAATTACTGGCGACAATCACATCGAATTCCTGAGGTTTTGATACGAAGAATGCGGCTAAAGCATCAATATGATGTTTATTCGCCATCACATCCGGGAACTCATCACTGATTTCGGCAAAAATCTCATCCCAAAACGGCATCGAGTGGACAATGCCATTGGATTTTGTCGCGCTCGTCAGCTTCCCTCTTCGCTCAGATGCCAGCTTGAACCCGTAACGAATCGCGCGCTCTGAAGCTTTTCGGGTAAAGACAGCGTTTTGAATGGCCATTTCGTCCTGACCTCTATGTATGCGGCCTCCGACTTCACTATATTCACCTTCACTGTTTTCACGCACGACCATGATGTCAAAATCTCCAGGATTCGCCAAAGGGGATTCCAGTCCTTTGAAGTGCTTCGCAGGCCGAATATTGAGTGATTGATCCATCTCGCGGCGGATTTTAATCAATAATCCCCATAAGGAAATGTGGTCCGGCACCCGCTCTGGATCACCGACAGCTCCCAGTAAAATCGCGTCAAACTTTTCAAGCTGTTCGATTCCATCATCGGCCATCATTTTTCCATGTTCTAAATAGTAATCACAGCCCCACGGAAACTCTGTAAAATTAAACGACACATCGTCAAAAACTTCCGCTGCATGGTTCAAAACATCCAAGGTTACGGGTACAACTTCTTTCCCTATTCCATCGCCAGGTATAACCGCAATATTATAATTTCTCATAGGTTCCTCCTTAATGAGTAATAGCTTCCTTAACAGCTTCGATCCACGTTCTTGCCATCAGCATATTCCCTGTAGACGTCATGTGAACGCCATCTGTCGTTAACGGGACCGAAGAATTTTTCTCTATCTGGGTGATAAATGCTTCGTGAGTCGGGACCAAAATCGCCTGATAATCTTTGGCGAGCTTATCGACGATTTCAACATAGTCTTTTAACAGCTGATTCCCTTTAGAATCAGCATCCTCCTCAATAACAGTCGGCTGCATTAAAATAATCTGGCTGTCCGTTTCATCGGCGACCTGCTTCAGTAACTTTTTATAAATCGATAAAAATTGATCCGGATCCACCTGGTTGATCTCAGGATTATCGAGCTGCCGCCATACGTCATTGATCCCTATAGAGATTGACACCCAGTCCGGCTTCACATCAATCACATCACGCTGCCACCTCTGTTTGAGATCCGTAATTCGATTTGCAGAAACCCCTTTATTCACGAAGTCCAGTTCCTTTTCCGGAAAAAAAGTGATGTAGTAATCTCTCAACAGACGTACATAGCCATCGCCTAAATCCTCCGAGTCCGTACCCCGATGAGAATCCGTAATGCTGTCACCAATTAAAATAATTTTGCTCACGATCACTCACCCCCTTTCTATAGCAACCATAAGAATTCTGAAAAACAAACTCACACCAGGAACGTCACTACCTGCAGATACGTCTGGACGAACAGGTAAAAAGCCACCGCATATAAGATGTTAAATTGAAAACCATTTTTAAAAATGCTTAAACCGTTTTCGCTGCTTAACACAATCGCTGGAAGAATAAATGGTGAAAGCAGCGCTGAAACAACACTTCCAGAAGTGATCGACAACACTAACAGCTCCGGCGGATACGGCAGTGACACGTTTTGAAGTACCCCTCCCACAAGAACCAGTACCGGAAGCGGTCCGATTCCAAAAAAGCTGAGGACCATCGGAACAAACGGCAAAATACTTAATAAATCCAAAAAAGGAATGCTCTGCTCGACCAGTAAAATGCCGTCAATGAGCGCCTTTCCCCATCCGGATATATTCAAAGCGACAATCACCAGACCTACGGAAAGCAGAATACTGAATTGCTGCGCCTTTCCTTGCAAGTAGCCCGTAAAATAAAACGAGATATTCTTTTTCAAGCTTGTAAAGCGGCGTTTACTAAAGAAATAAAGAAGTGTATAGCTTAAGATGACCGGCGGGATGATAACGAGAATCTCAAGCCCAAATACCCCGTGGAGGAAAAAGATTGTACCAAAAATCAGCACAAATAATGTGATGAACTCGAGCACTTCCCGGCTTAACTTCCCTCTTTCCTGTGAACCAATTGCTTTTTTAATCTCTTCTTGAAGAGCCGAAGTGATATCAATCTTATAGTGTTTCTCTTCAAAATAAGAAAAAGCTACTGCAAGCACTACGGCCCCAAACGAAATAAAGGCTCCCTGCACCATCGACATCCATAAAGAAGCATCTAAAAAATTTACGATAAACACAAAACTTGGAATGCTGATGACCCACAGCGTGCACAGTGAGAAAGCACGGAGCAGCGCCGTTCCTTTAAAATTTTCCCAGGCCTCTCCTTTTCGATTGCCTAAGATTCCCTGGATGAAATGATACACCGTCTGAATTGAACCAAATAAAAGAAAGAACGAGAGAACCTGTGTAATCATCATAATTCCAAAGTAAAACTTCCGGCTCGTGTTTAAAAAGTTACCCGCCAGTGACATGATTTTTTCTATGTAAGGCTCCTCATTAAGAATCCAGCTGATGATCGGTACAATTAATAAAATTGCAATTAAGCTGGTCATCTGCCTGAAACCTTCCAAAAGACCTTCTGTTATAGAAGCGTCAGACATGATCAGTATAAAAAAGGCAAACGAGACTAGGAAAAACGGCAGCACCCGCTTTCTTCCCGTTAAATAGAAGAAAGAAAAAGCAAGCGATAAGACTCCTAAAATCGAAAGGGATGTTAACATCTTATCATTTTCAAAAAAACGCGTGGCGTAAAATAATGCGATATATAAGTTAATGATAACAGCGTATGAATAGATGGAAGCTTTGTTCATCTTAAAACTCCTGACTACATTGAATAATTCCATTATATGCCTGGCTGGATTTGGAGTCTAATGATTTAGACCGCAGAAACATCCTTCTTTCTGTGATAATCACTCACTAAAAGAACTTCGAATATCCTGGAGTATATCGTGTTCGAAGGGATGAAGCTTCTTATGAATCATCAGTCACAAAGTGTGCAGGGATACTCCATTAAACCCGGCGATAATTTTTGGCGTCTGGCAGAAAAGTTTAATGTTCCCATCCACAATTTGCTCGCCATGAACCCAGGTGTGAATCCATACCACCTTTTTATAGGGCAGAATATTTTCATTCCAATAGTGCAACCAGCGTTTATGCACTCAAGGAACGCTGAATGCATTAGTCCAGCAGAATTGGAATTAAAAAGTAACATGCGCAGTTTATGGGAAGAACATGTAGCATGGACAAGAATGGCCATTATCAGTCTCATCTTTAATTTGCCAGATGTGAACGAAGTGCTTACCCGACTTCTGAGAAATGCCACAGACATGGGTGATTTACTTAAGCCGCTATATGGAAATCAGCTAGGTGACCGTTTTGCAGAGTTAATCAAGGAACACTTACTTATCGCTGCAGATTTTGTCAAAGCAGCCCTTGCAGGTGATCAGCAGGCAGCCTCAGAAGCGGAAACGAAATGGTATGCCAATGCTGATGAGGTTTCTGCCTTTTTAAGTGAGATCAATCCTTTTCTGTCAGAAAAAGAATTTAAACAAATGTTCTCCACCCACTTAGAACTAACCAAAACAGAAGCCGTATTAATGATAAACAAAGAGTATCAAAAGGATATTGAGATCTATGATGAAATTGAAGAGCAGGCGTTAATGATGGGCGACATGATTTCAGATACCATCGTGAAGCAATTTCCAAACGTATTTTAAAAGCCAAACCTCCACGGGTTGGCTTTTTTGTTTATCATTTCTGTTATTTACCAATAACCATTGCGCACGTGCTCTGCATAATAAATTCCCTGCCAAGATACACTAAATTTAAATCGACGGGATCGTATGATTTTCAACATTTTTCAAAAGGGGGATGGCAATGGAGCTGAAATTCAGAAAGTTTATAGTCGCAGCCATGTGCTCAATGATTTTAATGATTATCGTTACACAAGTAACCACCGCTTCAGAAGACTCCCCTCCTCCTTCGACTGCCGCTAACGCTGAAATCAGAAAAGACTCGCCTTATGATTACACGCTCGTCTGGATGTCTGACACCCAATATTATTCAAAAAGCTACCCGCACATTTACAAGCAAATGGTCGACTGGATTGCCACCAATCAAGCCTATCTAAACATTCCCTATGTCTTTCATACCGGCGATATCGTAAATAAATGGGACAATGAGGAGCAATGGCAATATGCCGATGAATATATGAAGGTGCTTGAAAAAGCCGAGGTGCCTTATGGAGTCCTTGCAGGAAACCATGACATCGATTTAAAAAATAACAACAGCTACAAACAGTTTTCCAAATATTTTGGACAGAAACGATTTGAGAAACAAAAGACTTACGGCGGTTCATACAAGGATAACCGCGGACACTATGACCTGGTCAGTGAAAATGGAGAAGAATTCATCATGATTTACATGGGATGGGGGATCTCTCAGAAGGAAATCGACTGGGTAAATAAAGTCCTCGCGGAGCATTCCGACCGCATTGCTTTCCTAAGCTTCCACGATTATTTACTAGTTTCTGGAAAACGCAGCCCAATCGGTGAGGAAATCTTTGAAGAAGTTGTCGAGCCTAATGAAAATGTCGTCGCCACCTTAAATGGACACTACTACGGCAGTGAAACACTGATCGACGAAATAGACGATGACGACGATGGCACGCCAGACCGCAAAGTGTATCAAATGGTCGCTAATTACCAGAGCGAACCCGAAGGCGGACAAGGCTACATGCGCCTTCTAAACGTGAACTCAAACGAAAATAAAATTTATGTCAAAACATACTCACCTTATTTAAACTCTTATAATTACGATGAGGCTAAATCGAACCCGGGAAAAGGGGAACTCGTTATCGAGCTGCCGGATGAATTGGGATAGAATGTATAACTAAAAATCCCCTGCAGATGATCTGCAAGGAAACATATTTTTTAATAAATTTATCCTATATTTTTTCTACCTTACAATTTTTTTGTGTTTCTTCATTAAATTTTCAATCACATTTCCCGAAGATTTTCCTCTTTGCCCACTTGCACTCGTAAACCTCGATTGACTTTTTATAGAAGAAAAATAACAACAGCGTTTTTTTACACTGTTGTTATTTTAGTTTTCCGGTATATATCTTTAATTCCTTACAGCAGCCACCTGCCTCCATCCGCCCAGAGCAGAAATATCTTCCGCTCCTGAACCAGCATATCCTTCACAAATAAACCCTGGTACTTCAGATCCATCCTCAAGCTCTACTTTCCCAATTCCTAAAGGAGAAGGTATCGAAGCTGTGAAGCATCCAAGAGATTCTACAGGCATTTCCCATACTTCAACACTAATAGCTGCTCCTCCTTTGTTTTGCTTAATCATACCTGGTTTGGCGGGATGGCCCGGAAGTTTTATTAACTGGTATTTGGGAGCTGTTAACGTTTCTCTTACAAATTCTGCCCCACATTCACGCATTTGTTTTTCTAAGGGATATCCTCTCATATGGAGGCCGCATACGACTAAATCTGTCGTTTCTTTTTTTACTTTATGCCGCTTGGTCCTCTCGACTTCTTTTGAGCGAGTCATCCAAAGATCGGCAGTACCAGCTGCTAAGCCTTCTTGTTCGGCCAGGCTGAAAATAGTGATCCCAAAAGGAACTTGGGGAGCCGCATCTCCTGCAGGAACAGCTACAGCTGACAGATCGAGTAAATTGCAATGATTCGTATAGAGACCCATTTTGCTGTTGGTTGCGACAGGGTCTTGGCTGACTTCCTCCCTTGTCCATGTCCCTCCACAAGTAGGCATGACGAGGGCAGCGTCTTTTAATAAATTCTTTACGTCTCTCTTTAAAGCTTGCAGTTTGTGGATCGCTTGAAATAAGGATGCGGCGTCATAATTCTCCGGGGAACCGGAACGTAGCACTTCTTCAGTTACAGGAACCGCTGTGCAGGGCTTTGAATCGATAAAGTCACCCAAAGCTGCCCATCGTTCCGCTATCCAGGGGCCGCCATATAAAACTTTTGCTGCTTCCGCGAATAAATCTGTATTCACATAGACGACCGGCACCCCTTGTTCTTTCACCTTAGCTGCTGCTGCCTCCCAGGCCTTTTGATATTCCTTGGCATAAGGGCCATAAAATTCAGGCGTTTCTTCAGGCAAACAAATTTTTTCTGGATGTTCGGGAACTAGCTTTGGCAATTTCTTCGACCATGGGTCTGTTGATTCTTCCCCTCGGGCGTGTTCATCTACTTTTATAGCCTCATCCAATGTATGAGCAAATACTGTGACGCAGTCGATACTTTCACAGGCCGGCACTACTCCTTCTTTAGACCAGGCACCAAGGCTGGGCTTAAAACCAATCAGATTGTTTAAGGCAGCAGGTACACGCCCTGACCCTGCCGTATCCGTCCCAAGAGAAAAAGCAGCCTGTCCTCTTGCCACGGCTACGGCGGAACCCGAACTGGATCCTCCACTGATGAGTTCTTCTTTAATGGCATTATGGGTTTCTCCATAAGGACTTCGTGTTCCCACTAGTCCCGTAGCAAATTGATCTAAATTGGTTTTTCCAACAGGGATCGCCCCAGCATCAATCAATCGACTGACTACCTTCGCATGCTCACCTGGTGTGTACGAATAATCAGCACATCCCGCCGTTGTAGGGATGCCTGCGAGATTGATATTGTCTTTAACCGCAAAGGGGATGCCCCAGAGCGGAGCATCGGTCTTGTTTATAGTTTCTAAATTATCGAGATACGGCTGGAGCCAAGATAGATCAGGCGGCGTTATCCATATATTCATAAACTGATTCTTCTCTGCCCGTAAAATGATTTCTTCTATGACCTGTTTCGGGCTTATAAGGCCATCCTTGTATTGCTGCTGGAGCCAGTCAATCGTTAAATGTGCTGGAAGTTTACTCACTTAGCCGCCACCACGCTTTCTTCTTTAATTGAAGCAATCAATTGCCCGGCCTGCACTTCTTCTCCCGGCTCTACATAAATAGAAGTAATATACCCATCGCAAGGGGCTTGCTGAGGGAACTCCATTTTCATACTCTCTTCTATTATAAGAGTGTCCCCTTTTTTCACGTATTCACCAGAAGATACGAGAACCTTCCAGACACTCCCTGGCATTTGTGAGCGGGCAGCCGTTTCTCCGGCCGGGATTTCTCCTTCAGGTACAGCTTCCTCATTATCCATTTCAGACACATGCTCGGCAATCCCCGCTTCCTTCCACCTTTCTCTTTCCGCCCTGAAGGAAGCCTGCTGATGTTCTTTGAATGAAGCGGCGCTTTCTTTAATAGATTCCTGGAATTGAAGATATTCTCCAAGCTTGAAGGTTGTTTCTGTTATATCTGCCTCAAACCTTCCTCGTAAAAAGTCCTCTCTCATTTCCAGCAGTTTATCTGGTTCCACCGGATAGAATTGAATCTGATCAAAGAATCTAAGAAGCCACGGTTTTCCTTGTTCAAAGCTCTCTGTAGAACGCAGGCGGTTCCAAACCTGAATCGTACGACCGACAAACTGGTAACCGCCAGGGCCTTCCATCCCGTACACACACATGTACGATCCACCGATACCTACCGCGTTTTCCGGTGTCCATGTTCTCGCTGGGTTATATTTTGTCGTAACTAGACGGTGGCGGGGATCGGTAGGAGTCGCCAGCGGGGCTCCTAAATATACATCGCCGAGTCCAAGCACCAGGTAATTAGCATCAAAGACAATCCTCTTTACATCCTCGATGCTGTCCAAACCGTTGATACGCCGGATAAATTCCAGATTATCCGGACACCACGGGGCATCGGGACGAACATTATTTTGATAACGTTCGGTGGCCAGCTGAGTGGATGGATCATTCCAGGAAAGCGGCAGCCGGACAATTCTGGACGGCACCTCAATTGATTCAAGCGGAGGCAGCTGACTATCCACTTCAAGTACTTTTTCACAGGCCTCCTTTATCGTCATTTGCAGCGGGTCAATGTGGATCTGTAAGGAACGTACGCCAGGAGTCATTTCGATCGCTGGGAGACATTCTGTTTCTTTTAATTGTTCCATTAAAACTTGTACCTGGAACCTTAGAAGCAGATCAAGCTTCATTTCCCCATATTCCACCAGCAGGTATTCATCGCCGCTGCAGCGGATCGTAATCGGATATCTGCGGTCTGTATCCACATAGGCAAAGATCGGATAACTGGAATCCAGATCGGAATTTGGGACAGGAAGATGAATTTGCGGAAGATTTTTTCGCGCTCCCTGGCCGATTTTTTCAATCTTTTCTTCTTGCACCTGTCGCAAGCCATTGGCTTCTTCGAGTGTAAGCAACTGAAAGCGGATCTTATCCCCCGGGTGCAGCTGTCCGATCTTCCAGAACTCCGCTGATGCGGTAGTCACAGGACAGACAAAACCGCCCAGGCTCGGGCCGTCCGGGCCTAACAATATTGGCATATCCCCAGTTAAATCGAGGGTTCCGATCGCATACGCGTTATCATGAATGTTCGAGGGATGAAGCCCTGCTTCTCCCCCATCTTCACGTGTCCAGTCGGGGGCTGGACCCTTCAGTCGAACTCCAGTCCTGGAACTATTAAAATGAACTTCCCACTCGGTTTCGGTCAGCTGCTTGAGATAGTTTTCATCCAAATACTCTTCTGTACAATGTGGTCCTGGAATAACGCCAATGGTCCACGTTTTCGTAATAGCCGGCTGGTCTTCCTCTGCTAACCCTTGTATGCTTCCGGGTACATTTCCTTTTTTCACACCTAGTACGTCTCCCGGGCGGAGTGCTCTTCCACCATGACCCCCGAATCCGCCTAATGTGAAGGTTGAGGAACTACCTAGGATTTTAGGCATGTCCAAGCCGCCTTCAACTAAGAAATAGGTCCGCATTCCTTCTTTTGCTTCACGGAAGGTTAAAACCTGGCCTTGGTTAGCAAATACAGGCTCGTACATCGGAACAGCCTGACCGTCCAGCTCTGCTTCCATGTCCGCCCCTGTCAGGCAGAACCACATATCATTACGAAAACTATACGATCCTCCTTGAAGGGTCAGCTCAAGCCCGGGTGCCTCTCGCTCATTGCCAAGCAGTTCATTCCCGATTCGGAAGGAGTAAGGATCCATCGCCCCACAAGGCGGAACTCCTACGTCCCAGTGGCCGGTTCTCCCGGGGTAGTCTTGAACAGTCGCTTGAATACCGCCATCTAAAACTTCAATCGCATTTTCCGCTGGTTGGAAGTCGTTGAGCAATTGAGTAAAAACCTGTCCACTTTGAAAGCTATCTTCTAGAAGCAGCTCTTGAAGATAAGAGAGGTTGGTCGTGACCCCGTACATCTTAGTTTCTGAAAGGGCCTGAATCAGCTTATGAATAGCTTCGGTACGGTTCCTGCCATGGACAATAACCTTAGCAAGCATCGGATCGTATAAGGCGGTAATCGTGATCCCGTCTCTCACCCATGTTTCATTTCTGGCTTTTTCAGAGAATTGCGCCTGGTCCAGATACCCTGCACTCGGCCGGAAATTATGAAGGTAATCTTCCGCATACACGCGTGCCTGGATACTGTGACCTTTCATTGTTGGAACCTTTTCTTCAAGACCATAGAGTTGATCAGCCGCTTCCTTCACCATCCACTCCACTAAATCTACGCCTAATACTTCCTCGGTTACACCGTGCTCTACTTGCAGCCTCGTATTAACCTCTAAAAAATAGAATTCTTCGCTCTTTGGGTCAAACAAAAATTCTACTGTTCCTGCACTGCGGTAGCCCGCTTCTTTAGCAAGACGTTCAGCTGCCTCTGCCATACTTTGTCGTACGAATTCAGACAAAGCAGGAGCCGGGCTCTCTTCAATCACTTTCTGGTTCCGTCTCTGAAGCGAGCAATCGCGCTCACCGAGAGATACGACCTCACCCCTGCTGTTTCCAAATATTTGAACCTCCACATGCCGAGCTTTAGGAATATATTTTTCTAAAAACACGCCGCCATTGTTAAAATTTGATTCAGCAAGGTGGCGGACGCTTTCAAAGGCCGTACGCAGTGCATCTTCATCGGCACAGACCCGCATACCAATACCACCGCCGCCAGCTGTACTCTTTAAAATGACGGGGTAGCCGATCGCTTCCCCCTCAACCACAGCTTCTGCGATCTCTTCTATTAAATCGGTTCCTGGCAGTAATGGAACCTCGGCTCGCTCCGCCATCTCCCTTGCTGTATGTTTTAAACCGAAGATTTCCATCTGATCCGGGGTAGGACCAATAAAGGTGATGCCTTTCTCTTCACAAGCTCTAACGAAGTCGGCGTTTTCACTAAGGAAACCGTAACCGGGATGAATGGCCTGTGCGCCGGTATCAATAGCTGTCTGAAGAATAAGGTCTGCATTTAAATAACTATCCTTTGCCGGTCCCTCTCCAATAAGTACCGCTTCATCCGCATAATCGACATGGAGACTGTCCTGGTCCGCTTTCGTATAAACAGCCACAGAGGCAATCCCAAGTTTTTTTAATGTTCGTTCAATCCTTACTGCAATGGCGCCGCGATTCGCAATCAATACTTTTGTAAACATAAAGTTGTTTCCCTCTCCTTTTTATAATCGGAATATTCTGATCTTTATATTTAAAAAAATAGAGCTATTGGTCCCATATTAAGAGTCTGATAGGTGTTGGGTTAAAACCGCTGCACGGATTATTCAATTGCGGGCAGTTGCTGATTAACACTTTAGTGCGGCATCTCGCTTTCATTTCGACATAATGCCCCGGGCCTGAAATTCCGTCTGCAAAGGATAATCCTCCTTCTGGTGTAAGAGGTACATTCATAAAGAAATTGATATTAGGGGCTAGATCTCTTTTTGTATAATTCTCCCCATGCTTCGCGAGCTGGTTCATAAAGTTATCGCGGCAATTATGCATATGCAGTCGGTCATGGGCGTATCTGACCGTATTGCTTTGAGCCGAGCAGGCGCCACCAAGCGTGTCGTGACGTCCAACGGTATCCGCAACGATTTCTAAAAGCTCCTTCCCTGACTCTGCTCTGAGGATTGAACCTGTCGTCAAGTAGACATTTTTTTGACCAGCTATTGTTGTCAGGGCACTGTAATGATCTTCAGGCTTTTCTGCATCATAAAACAACGTATCGGCCGCCTGGTTTCCCTCTTCATCTACTATTCGAAGCACCTGTCCGGGAAGCAATTCGTACATCCACCCGTCTCCTGCAGGAAGCGAATGATCATACACTGCATTCTCTACTTTTCTGGAACTTACTTTTTTTGTTATCACACTCATGATTTACTCCTCCTTTAATTTTTATTGGCTGACCAATGAATAGTAATTCCAAGTATTTTCAAATGCTCGTCTGTTTTCAGGATGGTAATTCACACAATAATCGTCGTCTTTGACTGGAGCGGCAGGCAGTACTTCAACTTTTACAGATGCATTTGGAAAAGCCAGGCTTGGATTATGAGGGTTTGGTGTATTGGAAAGCAGCAGCAGTATATCCATCTCTGTTCGAAGAATGACACTGTCCCCTTTCTTACTGTGTCCTTCTACAAAGTTCATATCTCCACTCTCATCCACAACAATCTTTGAAAATAAGTTAAGGACAGGCCCCATATCCCGGCTCTCCAGTCCATTTCTCACCAATTCCATCGCAAAATTTTCCTGACCGCTTCGATACCATTCATTTTGATTTTGCTGATAAGTTGTTTTACCGTACTTATCATCGGTCAGCTGCCTTGTCGTATAACCACCGATTGGATCATGCCAGCCAAGATCATCCTCCAAAATGCTTACCATAGCCTGGCCATTATCACTCATTAAAATATTTCCTTTCGTCAAATGAGAAGTATGCTGAGCTTTTAATGTATCCGGCATGTTGTACCTTTCACTTCTATTCCCTGCATTAAAGAATAGACAAGAAAGATTTGCCCCCTCTTCCAGAGCTGTGACTTTAATCTGCTTTCCTTTCGATATGCTGCCCGACCACTTTGCTCCTGCACGAAATGTGCGAGTCCAAACGTTTCCCATCATGATTCCTCCTTAAGAATGTTTTCTAATAAAAAATAAAAGCCTGGGAGATTTAGAATCTCCCAGGCTTTTGTCCCTCCGTGTATATAGATTAATGATGAACCTTAACCTATACCGCTCTCTCTCGGACCTGACTTGATACTTCTATCAACGGAACCCTAGAAAGCTTTTTTGTCCTCGAATCCGAGAACCTTTATTAAATTTTGAATGTAATTGGCATTATAGCTATTAATCCAGCTCCCCCGCAACAAACCTGTCAGATTATCTGACATTGTTTTTTATCCATAACTCTGTTTCGTGTTCAAAAACCAATGCTCGATTTTCTTTTTGAATGACCCCTTTATTTATAAGGGAAGGACAATGTTTGAAAAAGTCAATTCAAAAACCATGTAAGAAAACCTTACACATTTGTTGTATTTTTAATTTTTCCAATGAAGAATTAGACACAAGCTTAAATTAACAAATTACTTTTATTCATCCGTCGACGGGTATTAACAAAAAAGTGGAAGGGGTTCCTTATGAGTGAACAACCAAAATTAAAAAGAACATTAACATTATGGCAGGTGATTTTCTTAGGTCTTGCCTGGAACACTCCAATGATTTACTTCTCTGTTTTCGGTGTCGCCTTTGAAGGATCCAACGGCTTTCTAACGGCAGCCTACTTCATAGCTGTTTTAGCTGTCCTGTTTACAGGAGCAAGCTATGCCATAATGGCAAAGAAAATTCCGATCGCCGGATCTGCCTATACCTTCGCTAAAAAAGCCATTCACCCTAATGCCGGCTTTCTTGTGGGGTGGGTATTATTATTAAACTATCTATTTGCGCCAATTATTGCTGCTATTACATTCGGTATATTCCTAAACGCTGAGTTCCCAGCTGTTCCTGCCTATGTATGGATTATTGGATTAATTACTTTGCTGGCTGTCATCGCTATTCGCGGTGTAAGTTCCTCCGCCAATATCAGCCGACTATTCGTGATCCTGCAAATCATCTTTATGGTGGTGTTCTGCGCCTATTTGATCTATGGACTTTTAGGAGACGGCGGGCCTGGAAGCCTAGTATCCACTGAGCCTTTTATAAATGTAGACTTATCTCTTTCTGTTGCCCTGGCAGGTGCCTCTATTGTCGTTTTCTCCTTCTTAGGCTTTGATACGATGACCACCTTATCAGAAGAAACCATAAACCCAAAGAAAACTATCCCGAAAGCCATCTTTATCATGATTGCTATTGTCGGCGTTCTGCATGTTGGTACTTCT
This window of the Halobacillus sp. Marseille-Q1614 genome carries:
- a CDS encoding tartrate dehydrogenase, encoding MRNYNIAVIPGDGIGKEVVPVTLDVLNHAAEVFDDVSFNFTEFPWGCDYYLEHGKMMADDGIEQLEKFDAILLGAVGDPERVPDHISLWGLLIKIRREMDQSLNIRPAKHFKGLESPLANPGDFDIMVVRENSEGEYSEVGGRIHRGQDEMAIQNAVFTRKASERAIRYGFKLASERRGKLTSATKSNGIVHSMPFWDEIFAEISDEFPDVMANKHHIDALAAFFVSKPQEFDVIVASNLFGDILTDIGGAIMGSIGIAPAANLNMTGEHPSMFEPVHGSAPDIYGKGIANPIGQIWTAKMMLDHLGESKMAESILAAVEETTAAGVKTGDIGGHATTVEVANEVCKHIKR
- a CDS encoding SGNH/GDSL hydrolase family protein; the encoded protein is MVSKIILIGDSITDSHRGTDSEDLGDGYVRLLRDYYITFFPEKELDFVNKGVSANRITDLKQRWQRDVIDVKPDWVSISIGINDVWRQLDNPEINQVDPDQFLSIYKKLLKQVADETDSQIILMQPTVIEEDADSKGNQLLKDYVEIVDKLAKDYQAILVPTHEAFITQIEKNSSVPLTTDGVHMTSTGNMLMARTWIEAVKEAITH
- a CDS encoding LysM domain-containing protein, yielding MNHQSQSVQGYSIKPGDNFWRLAEKFNVPIHNLLAMNPGVNPYHLFIGQNIFIPIVQPAFMHSRNAECISPAELELKSNMRSLWEEHVAWTRMAIISLIFNLPDVNEVLTRLLRNATDMGDLLKPLYGNQLGDRFAELIKEHLLIAADFVKAALAGDQQAASEAETKWYANADEVSAFLSEINPFLSEKEFKQMFSTHLELTKTEAVLMINKEYQKDIEIYDEIEEQALMMGDMISDTIVKQFPNVF
- a CDS encoding metallophosphoesterase; this encodes MELKFRKFIVAAMCSMILMIIVTQVTTASEDSPPPSTAANAEIRKDSPYDYTLVWMSDTQYYSKSYPHIYKQMVDWIATNQAYLNIPYVFHTGDIVNKWDNEEQWQYADEYMKVLEKAEVPYGVLAGNHDIDLKNNNSYKQFSKYFGQKRFEKQKTYGGSYKDNRGHYDLVSENGEEFIMIYMGWGISQKEIDWVNKVLAEHSDRIAFLSFHDYLLVSGKRSPIGEEIFEEVVEPNENVVATLNGHYYGSETLIDEIDDDDDGTPDRKVYQMVANYQSEPEGGQGYMRLLNVNSNENKIYVKTYSPYLNSYNYDEAKSNPGKGELVIELPDELG
- the atzF gene encoding allophanate hydrolase, with translation MSKLPAHLTIDWLQQQYKDGLISPKQVIEEIILRAEKNQFMNIWITPPDLSWLQPYLDNLETINKTDAPLWGIPFAVKDNINLAGIPTTAGCADYSYTPGEHAKVVSRLIDAGAIPVGKTNLDQFATGLVGTRSPYGETHNAIKEELISGGSSSGSAVAVARGQAAFSLGTDTAGSGRVPAALNNLIGFKPSLGAWSKEGVVPACESIDCVTVFAHTLDEAIKVDEHARGEESTDPWSKKLPKLVPEHPEKICLPEETPEFYGPYAKEYQKAWEAAAAKVKEQGVPVVYVNTDLFAEAAKVLYGGPWIAERWAALGDFIDSKPCTAVPVTEEVLRSGSPENYDAASLFQAIHKLQALKRDVKNLLKDAALVMPTCGGTWTREEVSQDPVATNSKMGLYTNHCNLLDLSAVAVPAGDAAPQVPFGITIFSLAEQEGLAAGTADLWMTRSKEVERTKRHKVKKETTDLVVCGLHMRGYPLEKQMRECGAEFVRETLTAPKYQLIKLPGHPAKPGMIKQNKGGAAISVEVWEMPVESLGCFTASIPSPLGIGKVELEDGSEVPGFICEGYAGSGAEDISALGGWRQVAAVRN